CGTGGCGGCCAACCACAACGGTGAGATCACCCTGTGGAGCAAATTGGGCACCGGTTCGACGTTCACCCTGCGAATACCCGCCCACCTCGAGGCCGACAGCGGCGACGACGACGTCGACGCGGACGGCGCCGCGGTGAGCACGAAGGAAAACGGCTCGCGTCCCTCGGGGCCGGGCAGACCCAATGGTGTGGAGGCACGCAGATGACGAGTGTTCTGATCGTCGAGGATGAGGAGTCGCTGGCCGATCCGCTCGCGTTCCTGCTGCGCAAGGAGGGCTTCGAGGTCACCGTGGTGGGCGACGGTCCGTCGGCGCTGGCCGAATTCGACCGCTCCGGCGCCGACATCGTGCTGCTCGATCTCATGCTGCCGGGCATGAGCGGCACGGATGTCTGCAAGCAGCTGCGCACCCGCAGCGGGGTACCGGTCATCATGGTGACCGCGCGCGACAGCGAGATCGACAAGGTGGTCGGCCTCGAGCTGGGTGCCGACGACTACGTCACCAAGCCGTACTCGGCGCGGGAGCTGATCGCCCGCATCCGGGCCGTGCTGCGCCGCGGCGCGGGCGACGAGCTCGACGGCAACGGCGAGAGCGGCGTGCTCGAGGCCGGTCCGGTGCGGATGGACGTCGACCGGCACACCGTGATGGTGAACGGCAAACCGGTGACGTTGCCGCTCAAGGAGTTCGACCTGCTCGAGTACCTGCTGCGCAACTCCGGCCGGGTGCTGACCCGCGGCCAGCTGATCGATCGGGTGTGGGGCGCGGACTACGTCGGCGACACCAAGACCCTCGACGTGCACGTCAAGCGACTGCGCTCGAAGATCGAAGCCGACCCCGCCAAGCCGGAGCACCTGGTCACCGTCCGCGGCCTGGGGTACAAGCTCGAAGCGTGAGCGGGTCAGCGGCCGGAGGTGGTAGCGGAGCGTGACCACGGAGGCCGCCCCGCTCAGGCGGAATCGGGCACAGCCTGAGCGGGTCAGCGGGTATGGCCGACGACGGCCCCGGTCCATCGACCGGGGCCGTCGTGCTGTCTGCCGTTCGCGTGGTTCAGGGCAGGTAGATCCAGGTGGGGCCGATGCCGGGAACGTCGGTGAGGCGCAGGGTGATCCAGCCCAGGTCGTCTTCCTGCATGCAGTCGTAGAGCGGCACGGTGGTGCCGTTGCCGCGGCAGGCGATGGTGCGGCTGACGCCGTAGGGGCTCATGACGACGTTCTTGCCGTCCGCCTTGGCGGTGAGCGCCGCGGGGTCGGTCGCGGCCACGAAGGTGGCGGTGACGTCGGAGAACTGGGTGGGGTCGGCGGCGGGCTCGGCGTGTGCGAGGCCGGTGCCGGCCAGCGCGGCGCCGATCAGCAGCGACGCGACGGTCAGGGCTTTCTTCATGCGGCAATCCAATCGCACGGTGGTGTCCGGGGGATTGCCGGGAGGTGTCCTGGTGCCTGCGCGGGTCACGGCACCGACCCGCGCAGGCCGCCGGTTCAGCTGCCGCTGCTGCTGCCGGACAGCAGGCCGCGCAGCAGTGCGCTGCCGGTGCCGGATCCGCCGCTGCCGCTGCCGCTGCCCGGGGACGCGGCCTCCTCGACCTCCACGACGATCGACTGGGTGCTGCCGCCCTGTTCGGCGGTCAGGATGTGCCTGCCCGGGGTGCTGGGCTGCCAGTCGATGGTCGCGCTGCCGGGCGGCCACGGCACCGTGGGCGCTCCGATGAACTCGCCGTTGTCGCTGAAGTAGACCAGCAGACCGCCGGAGGCGCCGCCGACCTGGGCGGTGAGGGTGTAGGTGCCGCCGACGACGTGGGTGCTGCCCTCGACCGCGAGCGACTGCACGGAGGCGTGCGCCGAGGGCGCCACCAGGACGGTCGCGGCCGCGGCGGCGAACAGCGCCGCGGCGGTGCGTGCGGTGCGTGTCATGTCCGCCTCCTAGCTGCTGCCCGCGAGGCCGCCGAGCAGGTCGCCGAGCCCGCCGGAGCCGGCGCTGCTGCCGGAGCCGGGATCGGTGCCCGGGTCGGGATCGGGGTCGGGATCGGGGGCGTTCGGATCGATGACGTTCACCACGACGGTTTTCGTGCTGCCGCCCTGGGATGCGGTGATCAGGTGCTGGCCCGGGGTGGTCGGGGTCCACTCGATGGAGGATTCGCCGACCGGCCACGGCACCTTCGGTCCACTGATGTCCTGTCCGTTGTCGGTCCAGTACACGAGCAGGCCGATGCTCGCGCCGCTCAGCTTCGCCTTCAGGGTGTAGGTCTGGCCGAGCTGGTGCGTCGCCCCCGACACGGTGACCGAGTCGACGGTGGCGTTGGCGTGGGGCGCGGCGAACACGACGATCGCCGTCGCGGCCGTGAGCCCGGCGACGGTCGAGCCGATCCGGCCGAGTCCGCGCTGTGTGGTGATGCTCATGATGTTCGTCTCCTGTGCTGCCCACGCAGGGTGTGGGCAAGCGCACAGTAAATGACCGTCACTGTGAAATGTCGTCGTTTCGCAAAATTTCCCGAAACCTCCTCGGCCGGGTGAAACGCCTGGTATCAGCCGTGCTCGGCGGCGCGAGCGGCGTGTACGGTCGCCGGATGCACGGCGATCAGGCCGAGCCCTTCCCGCCTGCGGCAGTGCCTGGCCAGTTCCTCGTAGGCGGGCGCGCCGAGCAGTTCGGTGAGTTCGGGTGCGTAGGACTGCCAGACCGGCCGGGCGCCGACATGCGCGTCCGGGGAGCCGGAGCAGTACCAGTCCAGATCCTCGCCGCCGGGGCCCCAACCGCGCCGGTCGTACTCGGTCACCACGGTGCGCAGGATCTGCACCCCGTCGGGCCGGTCCACCCACTCCTGGGTGCGCCGGATCGGCAATTGCCAGCACACGTCCGGCTTGACGGTGTGCGGCGGCAGGCCGCGGCGCAGCGCCATCGTGTGCAGGGCGCAGCCGACCCCGCCCGCGAAGCCCGGCCGGTTGAGGAAGATGCACGCGCCCTCGTGGCGGCGGGTGCGGAGCGCGGGCTCGTCATCGAGTTCGTCGAGCTCGAGATAGCCCTTCTTGGTCACCCGGCCCTTGGCGTTGCGGGCCTGGTCCATGAGCTGCCAGTCCTGCGGTGTGAGCATTTTCACAGCGGCGCGCAGGCGTTCCTGGTCCTCCTCGTCGGAGAGGAACGCCCCGTGCGAGCAGCAGCCGTCGTCGGGGCGGTCGGCGATGATGCCCTGACAGGCGGGTGTGCCGAAGACGCAGGTCCAGTGGGAGAGCAGCCAGGTCAGGTCGGCGACGATCAGATGCTCGTCGTTCGCCGGGTCGAGGAATTCGATCCATTCGCGAGGAAAGTCCAGATCCACCTCGGGGGCGGGGTCGATCTTGCCTGCTGGTCGGGGCCGGGTCCGGCTGTCCGCCGCTGCGCCTACCGTCACAGCATTCGACGCTAACAGTTCACGTCGCCCACTCGTAAGTGCTGGTCGACCCAGTACCGTGTTCATGTGCGGCTAGGGGTACTCGACGTCGGAAGCAATACCGTCCACCTGCTCGTGGTGGACGCCCACCGGGGTGGGCACCCCATGCCGATGAGCTCCACCAAGGCCACGTTGCGCCTGTCGGAGAACATGGACGACGAGGGGCGCATCACCACCCAGGGCGCGGAGCGGCTGATCTCCACGGTCGCCGAGTTCGCCAGTATCGCCGAGACCTCGCAGTGCGTGGAGCTGATGCCGTTCGCCACCTCGGCGCTGCGCGAGGCCGCGAACTCCGAGGAGGTGCTCGGGCGGGTGCGCGCCGAGACCGGGGTGGACCTGCAGGTGCTCAGCGGTGTCGACGAGGCGCGGCTGACGTTCCTGGCCGTGCGCCGCTGGTACGGCTGGAGCGCCGGGCGCATCCTCAACATCGACATCGGCGGTGGCTCGCTGGAGATGAGCAACGGCGGCGACGAGGAACCCGATGTCGCGTTGTCGCTGCAGCTCGGCGCGGGCAGGCTCACCCGGCAGTGGCTGCGCGAGGACCCGCCGGGCAAGCGCCGCGTCGCGGTGCTGCGCGATTGGCTCGACGCCGAACTCGTCGCGCCCGCCAAACAACTGCTCGACGCGGGCAAACCCGACCTGGCCGTCGGCACGTCCAAGACGTTCCGCTCGCTGGCCAGGCTGACCGGCGCGGCGCCCTCGGGCGCGGGCCCGCGTGTTCGACGTACACTGACCAGCTCCGGCCTGCGGCAGCTGATTGCGTTCATCTCCCGGATGACCGCCGCGGACCGGGCAGAATTGGAAGGCGTGAGTTCGGATCGGTCACAGCAGTTGGTGGCCGGCGCACTGGTCGCGGAGGCGAGTATGCGAGCGCTGTCGTTGGACACCCTCGAAATTTGCCCGTGGGCGCTGCGGGAAGGGCTGATCCTGCGCAAACTGGATACCGATATGAGCGGTGGACCACGAGCGGCAGCCATGCCGGGCGCGGTGGGCGGCGGCCTGCCCCGGCCCGGTGGTGCGGCCGCGCTGTCCGACCCGATCGAAACGGTGTCGTCATGAGCGAGGAATCCAAGCAGCTCTCGGTCGCGGAGCTGCTCGCCCGCAACGGCCGCGAGGCGGCCTCCGGTGGGGGCAGGCGGCGGCGCGCCGGGCGCGGCATCTCGGTGGCCGAGCTGACCGGTGACCTGCCGGTGATCCGCGAGGGCGGTTCGCATTCGGCGCACTCGGCCGCCGACGACGAAGCGCCCGCCGAGCCCGCGGCCTTCGATTCCGGCGGCTTCGTCCCGTCGAGCTTCGATTCGCCCGCGCCCGAGCGTGATTCGTTCGCCCCGCCCGAGCCCGCGACGGAACTGCCCACGCACTCGCCGATTTCGGGCCCGATCACCCGCTACAACCCGCTCGCGCCGCCCTCGGAGCCCACCGGATCGCGGCACGGCGCCCCCGCCGCGAGCGAGCCGGCGCCCGAGGAGCCCGCGCGACCCTCGCGCGGCGGCCGCAGGCACAAGCTCGATCCCGACGACAACGTCACGATGATCGTCGGCCGTCCCACCGCCGGCTTCGACCCGGCGTCGTTCGGCGCGAGCGCGGCTCCTATCGACCCAGCCGCACCAGCCGCACCAACCGCACCAACCGCACCACCCGCACCACCGGAGCCGGCCGCGCGCCCCGACAGCGGCCGGATGAGCCGCGCCGCGCGCCGCCGTGCCGCCGAGGCCGCCGAGGAGACCCACGTCGAGGTCGGTCAGGAGCCCGGCCCGCCCACCGCCGCCTGGGCCCCGCCCGTCCCTGATCCCGACCCGGCCCCGCGCCCCCTCTCGCCGATGCCGCCGCGCCCGGGCCCCGCACCACAGCCCGCCGAGCCGCTGGCACCACCGGCTCGCGACCGCGGCGCGCTGCCCGCCTGGTCCGCCCGCAGGCACAAGCCACCCGCCCCGGCGCCCGCCGCTCCGCCGCCGGAGCGGGCGCCCGAATCGGGTGGCCTCCCCACCGCCGCGTGGAGCCTGGCCAGCCAGGACCAGCAACTCGTCTCCGGCTCCACCGTCGCGGGCGACCTGCTGCGCGACGGCGTCGAGCGCGCCGAGGCGGCCCGGCGCGCCGGCCGGGCACCCGCCCGCGACCGCGACGGCGAGTTCGATGCGGATCTCGCGGACGACTTCGGCGGTGCGGAGTTCGCCGACGAACACCTCACCGACGTCTACGGTCCGTTCGCCGACGAGGACGACGATTTCGACGACGACCTCGCCGACGAGGACTTCGACGACGACCTGACCGACGACGACCTGGCCGACGACGACCTCGCCGACGACGACGCCGCGCCGCGCCGCAAGCCGGCGTTGTCGGGCCTGGCCGCGCGGGTGAAATCGGCCACGCCGCAGCGGTTCCCGGGGCTGAAGAGCCGGGCTCCGGCGGCGGGTGCCGTCCGGGCGGGCACCCGTGGCAAGGCGCGCGACGCCGAGCACGACGCCAACCGTCGCCAGTGGATGATCCTGGGCGCGCAGAGCACCGGGGCCGCCGTCGCCGGCATGCTGATGTTCAAGGGCTTCGAGCGGATGTGGGAGATGCTGCCGTGGGTCGCGCTGGCCCTGGCGATGATCGTCATCCTCGGGTTGGTGGCGCTGGTGCGCATCCTGCGCCGCACCGACGACATCCTCAGCACCGTCATCGCGGTGGTGGTCGGCATCTTCGTCACGCTCGGGCCGCTGGCATTTCTACTCAGTACGAACTGATCAGGGGAGCGTTGGTCGTGGGGCACATCGGGCAGTCGGATCGGACCCGGGTGGGCACCTCCCGGCGCGACATCCTGGTCGGACTGTCGACCGCCTCGGTCTACCCGCAGAACACCGAGGCCGCCTTCCGGTATGCGGCCGAATTGGGCTACGACGGCGTGGAATTGATGGTCTGGGCCGAGCCGGCCAGTCAGAGCATCGCGACCGTGCAGAGTTACGCGCGCCGCTACGACGTGCCGGTGCTGGCCGTGCACGCGCCGTGCCTGCTCATCTCGCAGCGGGTGTGGGGCGCGGACCCGATCGCCAAACTCGAACGCAGCGTGCACACCGCCGAGGCACTCGGCGCCGACACGGTCGTGGTGCATCCGCCGTTCCGCTGGCAGCGCCGCTACGCCGAGGGCTTCGCCGACCAGGTCGCCGAGCTCGAGGAGCACCACCGGGTGATCGTCGCGGTGGAGAACATGTTTCCCATGCGCGCCGACACGTTGTTCGGCCGCGGTGAGAAGGCCGCGCGGCGGTTGGCGCGCCGCGGCGGCCCCGGCTGGGGACTGACCGCGTTCAGCCCTTCCTACGACCCGACCGACACCGGCTTCCAGCACTACACCCTCGACCTGTCACACACGGCCACCGCGGGCGCCGATCCGCTGGCGCTGGCCGCCAGGATGGGGGCGGGACTGGCGCATCTGCATCTGGCCGACGGCCGCGGCGCCGCGCACGACGAGCACCTGATTCCCGGCACCGGCAGCCAGCCCTGCGCCGAGGTGTGCGCGCACCTGGTGCGCAGCGGATTCGCCGGGCACGCGGTCGCCGAGATCAACACCCAGAACGCGCGCAGCACCACCGAGCGCGCGGCCATGCTGCGCCGCACCCTCGCCTTCGCCCGCGAGCACCTCAACGGCGTCGCGCCCGCACCGAGCCCGGCCTCGGTCCAGGCGAACTCGCAGTAGCTCCCACGGGCGCCACGAGGTCGGCGCAACCGTCGTTCTACGCTGTACGAACGGCCCGCGCGCTGCCGCGCCGGCCCGCGAGGCGACGAAGGAGTGACGATGACGACCGACGTGAGCGGTGACCTCGACCGGTCCACCGCGACCGACGCCCCGTTCGCCGCGGTCTGCGCGCTGACCGCGCTGCCCGGCCCGACCCCGGACGCCGGGCGCTACCGCGGTGTCATCGACCCCGTGTGGACCATCGGTCCCAAGGTGCACGGCGGCACGATGGTGGCCGCCAGCGCCGCCGCGGCCACCGCCTGGCTGCGCGCGGACGGATCGGCGCCGGCCGGGATGGCCCCCATCGCCGCGAGCTCGGACTTCCTGGGCGCGCCGGAGCCGGGCGAGGTCGGCTACGAGGTGCGCACCCGCAAGATCGGCCGCCAGATCTGCCTGGTCGACGTCACCTTGACACAGAACGATACGGCGAAGGTGCGCACCGCCTTCACCTTCGGCAGGCTCGACGACGCCGAACCGCGGTTCGCCCACCGCCACGACGACATGCCGGTCGAGCCGCCCGCCGGGGCGATGGAATACGAGGGCTCGCCGCTGGGCAAGGTCGTCAACGTCGCCAAGGGTGCCGACCTCGCGCTGGATCGGGAGTGGGCCCGCTTCCTCGACGGCGAACAGGGCGTGCCCCGGCTGCGGATGTGGATCCGGCCGTTCGAGGGCGACCAGCGCGATCCCGACGTGGCCGCCTACTTCGCCATGATGGCCGCCGACATGAGCCCGCCGGTGCCGATGAACCTCGGCCACTTCGGCTGGGCCCCGACCGTGCAGATGACCACCTACCTGCGGCGCAGGCCGGCGCCGGGCTGGCTGCGCGTCGTCGCCACCACCCAGGAGGTGGGTGCACGCATGTTCGATTGTGATCAGCTCGTGCTCGACAGCACCGGCGCGGTGGTCGCCCAGAGCAGGCAACTCGCACTGCTGCCACAGCC
This sequence is a window from Nocardia farcinica. Protein-coding genes within it:
- a CDS encoding Ppx/GppA phosphatase family protein; its protein translation is MRLGVLDVGSNTVHLLVVDAHRGGHPMPMSSTKATLRLSENMDDEGRITTQGAERLISTVAEFASIAETSQCVELMPFATSALREAANSEEVLGRVRAETGVDLQVLSGVDEARLTFLAVRRWYGWSAGRILNIDIGGGSLEMSNGGDEEPDVALSLQLGAGRLTRQWLREDPPGKRRVAVLRDWLDAELVAPAKQLLDAGKPDLAVGTSKTFRSLARLTGAAPSGAGPRVRRTLTSSGLRQLIAFISRMTAADRAELEGVSSDRSQQLVAGALVAEASMRALSLDTLEICPWALREGLILRKLDTDMSGGPRAAAMPGAVGGGLPRPGGAAALSDPIETVSS
- a CDS encoding Ig-like domain-containing protein, with product MTRTARTAAALFAAAAATVLVAPSAHASVQSLAVEGSTHVVGGTYTLTAQVGGASGGLLVYFSDNGEFIGAPTVPWPPGSATIDWQPSTPGRHILTAEQGGSTQSIVVEVEEAASPGSGSGSGGSGTGSALLRGLLSGSSSGS
- a CDS encoding thioesterase family protein is translated as MTTDVSGDLDRSTATDAPFAAVCALTALPGPTPDAGRYRGVIDPVWTIGPKVHGGTMVAASAAAATAWLRADGSAPAGMAPIAASSDFLGAPEPGEVGYEVRTRKIGRQICLVDVTLTQNDTAKVRTAFTFGRLDDAEPRFAHRHDDMPVEPPAGAMEYEGSPLGKVVNVAKGADLALDREWARFLDGEQGVPRLRMWIRPFEGDQRDPDVAAYFAMMAADMSPPVPMNLGHFGWAPTVQMTTYLRRRPAPGWLRVVATTQEVGARMFDCDQLVLDSTGAVVAQSRQLALLPQPRDGRG
- a CDS encoding sugar phosphate isomerase/epimerase family protein — its product is MGTSRRDILVGLSTASVYPQNTEAAFRYAAELGYDGVELMVWAEPASQSIATVQSYARRYDVPVLAVHAPCLLISQRVWGADPIAKLERSVHTAEALGADTVVVHPPFRWQRRYAEGFADQVAELEEHHRVIVAVENMFPMRADTLFGRGEKAARRLARRGGPGWGLTAFSPSYDPTDTGFQHYTLDLSHTATAGADPLALAARMGAGLAHLHLADGRGAAHDEHLIPGTGSQPCAEVCAHLVRSGFAGHAVAEINTQNARSTTERAAMLRRTLAFAREHLNGVAPAPSPASVQANSQ
- a CDS encoding response regulator transcription factor; this translates as MTSVLIVEDEESLADPLAFLLRKEGFEVTVVGDGPSALAEFDRSGADIVLLDLMLPGMSGTDVCKQLRTRSGVPVIMVTARDSEIDKVVGLELGADDYVTKPYSARELIARIRAVLRRGAGDELDGNGESGVLEAGPVRMDVDRHTVMVNGKPVTLPLKEFDLLEYLLRNSGRVLTRGQLIDRVWGADYVGDTKTLDVHVKRLRSKIEADPAKPEHLVTVRGLGYKLEA